Part of the Nicotiana tabacum cultivar K326 chromosome 20, ASM71507v2, whole genome shotgun sequence genome, aaattataaaacaaacacataattattaatgatagtttggtgctactgggattcaaatatcgagcctggaacccataagtataatttttgtataatgcTAAAAATTGTGTATctcaaaaaattaatatttaatatacagaataaaatacaattaatgttgttttaatttacagttgacgacatggacgcgactatacatcccagccctcggacgttggatctattagccctacagccccagcatacattcgagtatatatgggacggacagttgcttacgcagactttctgggccaggagagtggatctattgtgggaGATACGATTAtataggattattaggattggccggatacagctcgactgggctttgatcacggccttgattgagcggtggcgaccggagacgcacactttccatctgcccatcggcgagaccaccatcacactccaagacgctgagattttatatggcctgtccgCTGATGGCTTGCCATTTTTACTGCCTAcgaccatgagatattattcgcgACAGTCTTATTGGGATATGCTGCACATGCTCACGGGTTTCAGGCTGGAGGACGAGACTGTAACGTCTGGGTCCAGTCGTATGtagttggtccccattagagaccacctggAGCAGATCCACCATACTATCACCGACGAGTCAGCAGAGGTGGATGTACAGCGATATACGAGGCTGCTGTTGCTCCTTTTACTtagggggtcttgttcccgaatacttcggggaacctagtgagcctccgttttctgcatcatattggCCGGTTCGAGGATACAATCATCTACAGCTGGGGTGGTGATGTCATCTCATATTTGTACAGGTAGATGTGTCGGGCTTACATCGGCACACAGAGAGACGTTGGTGgctttctgccgcttctacaggtgacaacatattcaaataatatgtcaattagttacaattctacctagttatagttaatcttatactttacgtcaactttgtatgttaggtttgggcctgggagcgatTTCTAcagtttcagccacctctaccacaactACCGGCTAATGTAGAAATTCCGTATTTCCCTCTAGCCTGTAGGTGGGTTATGCGTCGTACTCTtgcacgagagtatgatgcccatcataatctccccctctgcagggatgtgttggatctgctggaggacgcacaggtgaatatctaactaaacttacctgttatagattaacttagtgttgcgcatactaacagtttgtgttcttatttgatagttcatctggacacCGTACAACGATGAGGTGATAGGTATcctgccagcgtattgcacgtttggccgacatatttggagggcttctgtcccgctcatatgccttgattttgtcgagcatcatgcctcCAAGCGGGTATTTcataaggaatctcccttgaatgaaacgacacttcggactcgtacactcttcgtctagggggtctctcttcaaatcaagtccttcctcctcatcctgCGCATCACCATCCTTACGAGGAAATGGTGTCTCGTCTCcggattcatcggcattgttatcaTAATCACTGTTTTGTTCCTCAGTCTGTGCATATGCCAGATCCCGATGTAATATGTCgttttcgggcaattgagtgagtacgggtggtttaacttgctcgttttcactacacaaccaacaaaaatataagctactgaattaataaatgctttctatatggctatatcacttcacttacaagtcataatatgatgaaattccatgatagacgttttcaattaggtgatgactaccagatgggccacttgtaaaattcatatccggccggtaccccctattaaatatatgagcgttaatacaaattcaatacaccaaaaatatacataattaacacaaatgaaaattgaagtttaccactcgtcttgtgaattatggaaagcagggtataaattattttctcgctgctcatttGCCGGAgatgataagtttaaatcaaggaaaaccCTTTCATTcggaacctgtccggcaaaaaaTGCttcagaataaccacccgatgactggggggttatctctactacgcacaacctcatTTTTTGGAAGGTCTTCggccttcacgtacatctccaacattgtgattacaagaaattcccagCATTCATCCGGAGTCCTTAGAAAAttactcaaagtttcatcatcgtcgatgttaaactccgagtaaaaagcaaccccttgcggagtgacggaatacggatatcttccggttatttTAAGTATCattgaacgtttcctcacactcatttttttgcataacaacaatatcaatttatcgtactccattgtaagtggcaatttaacatgacactgagcaggtaaactgtaacccacagagttattctccatcacaacctcaccccccaatataatgaaactcttattctacgctcttcagacataacgaaaaaatgctggagaatttaacaaTAATAAATGTTTCAACAAGAGTATGGAAATGGCTAGCCAGGAAATTTCTACGCTATACAccttttgaatgaatttctatacaatcctaacctctttatataAGAAATGGCTAGCtgggaattttttttatatatagcgcccaaaaagtgagcactatacgcttttgaattattgaagttaggaattattggtggggccagAAAAAAGGTATATAGCGCCAAAATACTGGACGCTATACATAAAGTTTTATGTATAGCGCCGGGTATTTGGGCTCTATACTGTTAGTATCAGCTTTTTACATATAGCGCCCAAATACTGAGCGCTATACATTAATAGCACAGTTAatgttaatgtatagcgcccagtatttgggcgctatatataaaaatgtcatcTTTTTTTTACACCTATTAAGGTGCTActtgtccaaaagaaccacattttggttcagACTCCTGAAAAGAACTCATGAATGAACTCTCAGTGACATATGCTAGGACTCTGAGTTTCTGATAGATAATATCAGATCATCATACCAGTCATCACACCAGCAGATCTACTCAACCAATCCAGCTTCACAACATATTTTACCTTTGATACCTATATTGGGCTCGGCTAATCTGCTCGTATAAGGCCTATTAAAAGGGAACTACTCTCTCCTAGAATTTTTTTCATACACAAGGCATGAACCGATATCTCTCCTATCCGACCCATCACAACCTTTGTGGTCGGTGAAATTCATGGTTAAATACAATTGATAATTAAAgtattctttttcattttcaagtTTAAACACTCATTTTTTTCTGGTTCAAGTAAATATTGTTTAAAGCCTACTTTTTGCTTGTTTGATCAAGCTTCTCCAACCCAAAGCActttgtaaagaaaaaaaagtgcttctttttttcaaagttgaagtgtttggtcaaagcttttagaagaaaaaagagTATTCTTAAGTAGAAGCAGAAGTAAGTCTGGAGCAGAAAAAAGTAATTTCTCCCCAAAAAGACTTTTGAGAAAATTACACTTACaagcactttttaaaagtttgatcaTGCAATAATTACTGCTaagaagtatttttcaaattaattaatcaaacacaaactattttaagaaaaatactttcTCAAAGTAAACTATTTTAGAAGCTAGGCTATTAATTATAGTTCAAGTGGAGAACCTATGACACTATTTTCTTGGATTCTATGTATAATTGGAATACCTATTCTTTTGTAGTAACTTAAGATTTCTAACGAATCATATAATATACgtaagacaagaggggttgctctgatggtaagcaacctctatttccaaccaagaggttgtgagtttgagtctccctaagagcaaggtgggaagctcttggagggaaggatgtcggtgGTCTATttgaaaatagcctctctaccccaaggtaggggtaaggtttgcgtacatactatcctccccagaccccactaaattggattatactgggttattgttgttcaTATAATATACGTTGTACCCCACGGAATGAGGTCATATTATATAAATCCATAGATGTATGAGTGTAATGTTTTAGATTTACTGATAGCCTAATAGAAACTATTCGATCGTTTCATTTTTTAGatattaaaatgcaaaaaatgggcAACGGATTTGATCTACTTTTTCTAGTCCTCATGTGCAACTACGTAGATCCAGGTAGATCCTCGTCTGCGACCAATTTCTACTAGGCAAAATACCTTAAATTACTCCTAAATTTGGCTCAGATTATTAGTATCCTCCCCGAATTATGCCCGGTCTTAATTACCCCCCTAACTTGGCCTTTTGAGGGCCATTACCTCCTAGACGCTGATGTGTCAAAAGGTGTAGGTGCACTTGTCTAACACGAGGATTTTTCTGTCTATGTGAcatttttctgaaaaataaaatatttttttacctttttaagtatattacttttttagataattttttttcgaataaaatttataataaaacttggatatAACTATCTTATTtaggctaaatatttttatttggccaaaataataaagttttagttaatctatttttgaatttgacctgtaaataaagatttatacaattgaaataaatagtcaaggcatcttaaaagttataaaaaatacacagttgaaataaatagtcattgcgtcaaaagaagaaataaaaagagtgtacaaTTGCACTTGTAATTTCTTGCAAATGTACACTCtttctatttcttcttttgatgcaatgactatttatttcaactgtgtatttttacttttttaggtaaaatctgtaaaaataaaaataaaaatttagatcACCttaatttagagctatataaaaaattatagccaaataattaatttcaaactatgtatattttataactttttagatgccttaactatttatttcaattgtataaatctttattttcaggtcaaattcaaaaaagattaactaaaactttattatttttggccaaataaaaatatttagcctaaataatgtagttctatccaagttttattataaattgtattcgaaAAATTTTatctaaaaagtaatatttttaaaaaggtaaaaaaatatattttattttttaaaaaaaatgccacATAGACAGAAAAATCTACGTGGCAGGCAAGTGCACCCACACTTTTGCGACATCAGCGTCTAGGGGGTAATGACCctcaaaaggccaagttgagGGGGGTAATTAAAACCGAGCATAGTTCAGGGAGAATACTAATAATTTGAGCCAAGTTTAGGGGTGATTTAAGGTATTTTGCCATTTCTATTATTTTAGGAGATATTATTTCCTCCGCTCCCATTAAGTTGTCAAGATAAGGTTTTACGCGcccataaaaaaaaaattaataagaagagtaatttgactaatttattattttttctaatttttctaatttttgtctATTTATGTACCTCTTAAATATAGAACAATTAATATTAAGCTTAgagttttaaaaaaagtaaattaTCTATATTAGTTTTCTGAATTAATAAGTGCTACTTATTTGGGAATAAGTATTTTTTGTATATCTGACATCTAAATAgattctctttttttatttcattttaacaGAGAGAATCTTAAGTTGAAAGAGAAGTCCTTCCCTAGATGATACCTGGGTAGCTGGTATCTCAATAATTGCATAAAAAAATAGAAACTGCTGACATGGCCTCCTAATAATAATGTGAGTACTTTAATTAACTCCAGTGTACAAATAGAGTAACAGAATTTTAAAATTACCTGGTCtcttaaaaaatacttttaactGTTTGACTACAATAATACATAATAATTGAGATTATTAAGTTAAAATAAGATATAATACAAACATGTTACAACATATTTTAGTACATTGATAGTCCAAAAGTTTTTTACACTTTTACTGACATGAGAAAATTTGCAAACTTATAATATAATTCGTATagtttttgaatatttaaatttttattaaaaaatattaagttAAGTTAATCTACTTAAACTTACTCCATAAGCAACTGATTATAAATTCAACTTTCCATATTCTTTCCTAGCTTTCCGGCTCTTAGTTTATATCTTCCCACATTTCCTCACTCTCACTCCGTCCCTTCCTTCTTCTCTCTAAAAGCCTCTCTTTCCTCCTCTCTATAAACCTATCTTTTCAACCATGACCAATCTCTAGCAAAGCTGCAAAACAAAACCCTACCAAGAAACAAGAGAGGAGAtcgagaacaaagggaagcataacaaaaaggaaaaaatgttGCTTGGAAAGAGGCCAAGGCCACCAATCAAAAGAACAACAAGCATGAAAGAATTCACCTTGGATCTCAACATAAACGATCCTTCTGTAGCCGTTATAAATTATCAGCCCTTTGATCCTCTCAACCCCTACAACTTCACTGGTCCCGTCCCAATGCCCTCCAACGGCCTAGATCAACGCTTAATCTTGACTCGCAGAAGATCAGCTGATTTCGTTGGAACTGCCCATTTCCTTAGAGCTTGCTCCCTCTGCAAACGCCAGTTAATCCCTGGTCGTGACATCTACATGTACAGGTATACAGATGTATAcgatttaacttatataccctGAGAAGGAGAGCCTTGGCGCAGTTGGTAAAGTTGTTACCATATGTGATCAGGAGGTCgcaggttcgagccgtggaaacggCATCTTGCATAAATGCTGTGTAAGACTGCGTCCAATAGACACCTTCTGATCGAATCCTTCTTTGAACCTCGCGCATAGCAAGAGCTTAGTGCACTGGGCTGCCATTTTTAACTTATACTTGTTTTCTATGTTActaatttcatttattattgCCTATCACATGTAGTTATTTTCTAGGCAATcagataataaaattaatttattctatcaATTTATAGGGGTTGAACTCTTTACATATATGTAGCTAGCTAGTTATTTCTGTATTCTTTTTTGTTGAAATCTATAATAAACTTATTTgtggttgttttttttttttcagaggAGATAGTGCTTTCTGCAGCCTAGACTGTAGAGAAAAGCAGATGAAGCAAGATGAAAAGAAAGAGAAGTATCCGAAGGTTGCAACTAGGAAAAAAGTTACTAACTCAGCCGCCATGGCCGCCGTGGCAAGCGGAACAGGATCCGACGCTCCACCTCAGGCCAGACCGTAAGCCGGTCGCCGTATAGATTATTACCTATATATAATCACGTTGTTGAAATTAGATAATGAACAAATATTCCAGCTGATGTTCAAGTACCCACTCTTATACATGCTAtcaaactatatatgtatatagatgTGGGACTAAGATGATGACGATGAATTGTATAAATATTTCTCTTTACTAAACTCCATGAGCAGGTGGATACTGGGCAAGTTTTGAAAGTTTTCATTTAAAGAAGGTGGATCCAGTATTACTTTGTGTGCAACTTCCATTTCCAAgtcattttcttttgttttgtttgagcTGTAATCATGGGTTAATGGATCGAAAAAAATGGTGTAGCAGTTTTTACTACTCCAAGTTTTTGTCTTTTTAAGTTTTGGAGTCTTTAGTTTTTCCCCTTCCAAGTTTTGGTATTTATTACTCCATCCGTCTCAAATTATATAgttgtatcaaattatttatcattttagaagtTTTAGACATAATCAATTATTTTTTCTTCACTTTACTCTTAACCGTAAttgtttttgaaaattgaaagatcatatcttaaaatataaatatCGATAAAATAGTCAAAAAATCCTTCTAATTAAGGGTTTTTAATGGGTGTATAAAGAGAGATACTACAAATAATTTGAGATCTACCGGGCAGATCAATAAATGATGTGACGGTTGTGTAACATCATTctctctatatttttctttttccattttactCGGTAGAAAACATGATCTTTTTGTTTATAATAGTTCAGTAGGGTTTTAATAAGAGATTCCTGGTCACGTGTGAAGAATACTAGTACCTCTTATACCTCTTATTGTGGTACATCAGGAATAAGATCCAGCCTTTGTTAGCTCGgtaaataaaatattcattttttttattttagtactGCTACCAAAATTGGATTTAGGTTattgttcttatttttccttaTAATTTGTGGACGAAGCATTATTATCTTCCATTTCAAATACAAGTAGTGCCTTTCATCTTGTTAACCTCTCACTCACAGTTTTTTGGACATATTGGGGATTTTTGTAACGACCCtcccggtcgttttaagaattaatgcccagATCTCCTATTAATTACTttccccgtatttgtttctgctattttgatttgccgggatgcttGTCTTTGAGTTTCgtagagttttgggacacttagtccctaaatgagagtttaagttttagaaattggactgtagtcggagcagtatgaatacggcctcagaatggaattccgttggttccgttagctccattgggtgatttcgggcttaagggcatgtccggattgtattttggaggtccgtagctaatttaggcttgaaatgctgaaagttgaatttttgaagtttccggttcgatagtgagattttgatatcggggtcgcaatggaattccggaagttggagtagcttcgtagtgttgaatgtgacgtgtgtgcaaaatttcaggtcattcagacgaggtttgatagactttttgatcgaaagcgtaatttgagagttttggagttcttaggcttgaatcctatgttaaattggtattttgatgttgttttgagcatttcgaagattggaacaagtttgaatgatgtattaggattggttgatatgtttggttgaggtcccgggggcctcgggtgtgtttcggatactcaacgggtcattttggaacttagagaaattgcagaaaattgcagcaacccagttctggtttccttcttcgcgttcgcgagtggggtctcgcgttcgcgaagaggagctggggctggggGGAGGTtaatgcttcacgttcgcgaagtttttcccgcgttcgcaaaggagGGGGAGAttgtgcatcgtgttcgcgaccaggacatcgcgttcgcgatgaaggaaactgGACCCAAGTGCAgctgtgctttgcgaacgcgagggtcctttcgtgttcgcgaagaaggaagtacctgggcagtatttaaatagccaatccacgacccttctttatttttccaccatttttgaacgtgactgaagcttttgagggagatttttgaggaaaccaaaggaGAATCACTTGGAGATAATattcttgacttcataactcatttatatgtgattaaaggtctAATTAGTGGTAAAAGATTAGGAAAAAGTCagtgcaaaatgggtaattagggcttgcgATTAAAagaccttaaaatgggtatttgaggggtcaattgaacttcgatttcagtgttcttgatatgtatagactcgtgagagtatgaagattctgaaattttaaatgttacccgattttgagacgtgggcccgaggggcattttggttattttacctaatttcgcgtattagcttcagttacttgaagtgttatttacattatgcaattgaattgaatagatttgggccatttgaagtcgagtactcatggTAAGAACgtgatttcgggttgattttgagtcagttcgaggtaagtggcttgcttaaccttgtgggggggaaattccccttaggatttggtattattgataattaaaatgccttgtacgtgaggtgatgagtgcgtacttgtgctaattgttgaaaaataggattttcattaagtaattagtAGTATGTTTCTttccctgtttatactacttgcaatttaggcctgttgttagcttaggaaagcatgtctaattgacttaattgccttacttgctcaactgccttatttggattacgtgcaacatgctaggttagaaattcATGTTTTGCCGtggtatggaacttgaattgCACTGTGTACTTTTCTTGTTGTTGCtactgtttactttgggactacgggacggtatcccgggagatccccctatatgtttactttggaactacggaacgatattccaggagatccccctgcacatttacattggaactacgggactgcacccggtagattccctatgtactgagtatttacatttgggactactgtaagcacgtgatttttgaccctccccgagaattttcacatttttagcgtgaatatgtgaaattgggtctagtatagctattttaactattttactttattttgttgcaaaaagaaaaaatcacaaaatatatatataaattttagtttatgtatttctcataaacttgaaaaatacaaaaattgtagtttattttggtactttatataaaattcgaaaattacaaaaaaatataattctattaatgatttgtagtc contains:
- the LOC107791959 gene encoding FCS-Like Zinc finger 6, translating into MLLGKRPRPPIKRTTSMKEFTLDLNINDPSVAVINYQPFDPLNPYNFTGPVPMPSNGLDQRLILTRRRSADFVGTAHFLRACSLCKRQLIPGRDIYMYRGDSAFCSLDCREKQMKQDEKKEKYPKVATRKKVTNSAAMAAVASGTGSDAPPQARP